Part of the Nitratireductor thuwali genome, GCGCGCTGAAGAGGAGATCCTGGAAACCAGCGGCCCTGACGTGCACAGGGCGAGGTGACGGATGCAGACCTCCGCCCCCGGAACCCATGACGATCTGCGCGCGGCGCTGCGCGCGCTCTGCGCGCAATTCCCACCCGAATATCACCGCCAGCATGGTGCGGATGAGACCTACCCCGAAAAGTTCGTTGAGGCGCTGACCCGCTCGGGCTGGCTTGCCGCGATGATCCCCGAGGACTATGGCGGCTCGGGACTGGGGCTGACCGAGGCCTCAATCATCATGGAGGAGATCAACCGCGCGGGCGGCAACGCCGGCCATTGCCACGGTCAGATGTACAACATGGGCACGCTCCTGCGGCACGGATCGGAGGAGCAGAAGCGGAAATACCTGCCCGGCATTGCCAGCGGCGAACTGCGTCTGCAATCAATGGCCGTAACCGAACCCACCACCGGCACCGATACCACGAAGCTCAAGACCACCGCGGTCAAGAAGGGCGACAGATACGTGGTGAACGGTCAGAAGGTCTGGATCAGCCGAATCCGGCATTCCGACCTGATGATCTTGCTGGCGCGCACGACGCCGATCAACGAGGTCAGGCGCAAGGCGCAGGGCCTGTCGATCTTCATGGTCGATCTGAAGAAGGCCATAGGCAATGGCATGAGAGTGAGCCCGATCGCCAACATGCCGGGGCACGAAACCTACGAGGTTTTCTTCGATGAGCTCAAGATCCCAGAAGAGAACCTGATCGGTGAGGAAGGGCGCGGCTTTTATCATATCCTGGATGGCTTGAATGCCGAGCGCACCCTGATCGCTGCGGAATGTATCGGCGACGGCTACTGGTTCATTGATAAAGCCCGCGCCTACGCCGGAGAGCGGATCGTATTCGACCGGCCCATCGGCCAGAACCAGGGAGTGCAGTTCCCGATCGCCAGAGCTTACGTCAACCTCGAGGCAGCCAATCTGATGCGCTTCGAGGCATGCCGCCGCTTCGATTCCGGCAGCGATTGCGGGGCGCAGGCCAATATGGCCAAGCTGCTTGCCGCCGATGCGTCCTGGGAGGCGGCTAACGCATGCATCCAGACCCATGGCGGGTTCGGATTTGCCCGGGAGTACGATGTTGAACGCAAGTTTCGCGAAACCCGTCTGTACCAGGTGGCACCGATCTCGACCAACCTGATCCTGTCCTATGTTGCGGAGCACATCCTCGGCATGCCGAGGTCGTTTTGAGGCGCCTCGTGCTGACGCGACAATCCGGAACGGGAGGAGCGCGGATGACAATCCAAGTCGACATCGATCATCTGCGAGGCTGGATCGGCACTGAGGAGAGCGCTTCGGAACCATTAGCGACGTACTGCTGGCACGGTACCGCGCGACCTTGGGCCGGTGGCTCGCGCCCGCCGAGGCAGGGCACGCACCACTGGGCCTCCACTGGTGCCTCACACTGCCTACGGCCGATCTCGAGACGCTTGGAGCGGACGGACACCCGGCCCGGGGCGAGTTTATGCCTCCTGTGCCTTTGCCTTCGCGCATGTGGGCCGGTGGCGAGTTGCGGCATCTGAGGCCGCTGCCTACGGTGGGAACCGTCAAGCGCCGGTCAGTCATCGCCGATGTGACCCAGAAACAAGGGCGCAGTGGCCCGCTGGTGTTGGTTGCGGTCAAGCACAACTACCTCGCTGACGGCGAAATCGCGATTGTCGAGACCCAGAACATCGTCTATCGGGCAAGCACGGTGCCCAGGCCCGCACCTGCTGTTCCGCCCGAGGCGGCAAAGCGCGTGCAGGAGGTCCTGACGCCCGATCCCGTTTTACTGTTCCGCTATTCAGCGATCACATTCAACGGCCATCGTATCCACTACGACCATCCGTATGCCTGCGAGATCGAGGGCTATCCAGACCTGGTGGTTCATGGGCCGCTGCAGGCTACATTACTTGTCAATCTGGCCGCGAAGGCATGTGGCGGCATACCGGCGGTTTTCAGCTATCGGGGCTTGGCGCCATGCTATAGCGGCAAGATGTTGATGCTGTGCCAACAGGGGACGCCGACCAAAGGCACGGTGTGGTGCGAGACAGCCGACGGACTAAGAACAATGCAAGGCACTTATCAGACCTGATCGCTTCAACGGAACGATCGAACTCACGGGAGAAGATGTTGAGCGGAACGGAGACGAGCCGGAAGCGTTCTGGCGAACATGGCACTGCCAAACTGGCTGAATTCGCGTCAGCGCTGTCCATACGGGATATTCCCGAACATGTCGTCGAACGGTGCGTAGATCTCTTTGTCGATTGGGCCGGATCGGCGCTTTCAGGCGCACGCCATCGCGCGATCCTTGCGGTTGACGATTTCGCCAAGGAAATGGGCCCCAACCATGGCCGGTCAGAAGTGCTCATCTCGGGCCGCACGACCTCACCGCTATTCGCCGCGATGGTGAACGCTGCCGCTTCGCACGTCTCTGAGCAGGACGATGTGCACAATGGTTCAGTGTTCCATCCGGGGGCGGTGGTGTTTCCCGCCGTACTGGCGGTCGCCCAAAATATCGGCGCGAGTGGCCGCGAATTCCTGACGGCATGCGTCGCCGGCTATGAGACAGGCATTCGCGCCGGCGAATATCTGGGCCTTCCGCACTACAAGGTCTTTCACACAACTGGAACTGCGGGCACTCTCGCTGCGGCTGCTGCGGCGGGCCGGCTGCTCGGGTTGAGTTCGGAGCAGATGCTCAACGCTTTCGGCTTGGCCGGAACCCAGGCTGCTGGAGTATGGGAGTTTCTCCGAGACGCCGCCGATTCCAAGCAGCTCCACACCGGGAAGGCCGCAGCCAACGGGCTGACCGCAGCAAGTCTCGCAGCAAGGGGGTTTACCGGCGCACGTCGCATCCTGGAGGGCGAACAAGGCATGGGCGCAGGAATGTCACAGAACTGCGACACGACAAAAATCACCGCCGGCCTCGGCGTGAGATGGGCGCTCGCCGAGACCTCATTCAAGTTTCATGCCTCATGCCGCCACACGCACCCTGCCGCCGACGCGTTGCTCAAAATTGTGCAGGAGCACGACTTGCGCGCCGAAGATATCGAGCATGTCACCGCTCATGTTCACCAGGCGGCAATCGACGTGCTGGGGTCGGTCGTGCGGCCTGCCACAGTGCATCAGGCGAAATTTTCGATGCCTGCTACGCTCGGGCTCATTGCCGTGCATCGGCGCGCCGGGTTGGATGAATTCGATACGGCCCTGGAGGATGAAGCGGTACGAGAGTTCATGCGACGGGTCGATATGGTCTTCGACCCGGAAGTGGAGCAGAACTACCCGGCAACCTGGATGGGGAAAGTATCGGTGACGACAAAAGGCGGAACGGTTTTGACAGACCGTATCGAAGAACCGAAAGGAGATCCTGGTAATACCTTGACGCGCGGCGAAATTGAAAAGAAAGTGCGCAGTCTGGCAGAGTATGGTGGCGCCCTCGATCGCGATGGGTGGACGCGCGTCTCCCGCAGACTTTGGTCGATTGCTTCACTCGAGGAGATCGGATCGCTGCTTCGCTGATTGACTGTGTTTCGGCGTGGAATAAGGACCCCGTTTCAGGGGTGATCGGCATCCAAAAGGGACCCCTGTGACGGCAGGTGTCTCACACTGCCTCCGGTTTGATCGGAGGCATTTGTTTTGGATGTTGGTCGTGGAGACGATTGCGAAGATGCGCCGGCTGTCGCTGGTTCAGGGGACGTCTGGCGGAAGGGAGCCGGCCATGACGGAGGTTCTGGACCGCATCCGAGGCGCGTTGGTCGGGCTGAAGATGCCGCGTGCACTCGAGGCGCTCGATCACACGATGCAGCAGCTCGAGAAGGGAGAGATCACCGGCATCGAGGCTATCGATGCCCTGCTCGCCGAGGAATACGCGACCCGGGAAACCCGCCGGATTGACGTAGCGCTGCTGACGGCAAAGCTTCTGCCGGCCAAAACACTGGAAAGCTTCGACTTCAGCTTCCAGCCATCGCTTGACCGCGAGAGGATAGCGGCGCTCGCACAGCTCGACTTCATCCGCCGCGCCGAGGTTGTTCACTTCCTGGGGCCACCTGGAACTGGAAAAAGCCACCTCGCGACCGCGCTGGCGTCGCGGCGGTCAAAGCCGGCCGGCAGGTCTACCGAGCCACCTTGGCGGATCTGATCGGCGGGCTTGCGAAGGCCGAACGACAAGGCCAGCTCGCGGAGAAAATCCGCTTCCACTCTCGCGCCTCGCTGCTGATCGTCGACGAGATCGGCTACCTGCCCATCACCCAGGGCGGCGCCAACCTGTTCTTCCAACTCGTCAATGCGCGATACGAGAAGGGCGCTATGATCCTTACATCCAACCGCGGCTTTGCCGAGTGGGGAGAGGTCTTCGGCGATCCCGTCGTCGCCACCGCGCTTCTGGACCGCCTCCTGCACCATGCCGTCGTCATCCAGATCGAGGGGGCAAGCTACCGGATTCGCAGCCACGCGGACCTGATCCCCGAACATGTCCGCGCGAACGCACCAATCACGCCACCACCG contains:
- a CDS encoding MmgE/PrpD family protein, whose amino-acid sequence is MSGTETSRKRSGEHGTAKLAEFASALSIRDIPEHVVERCVDLFVDWAGSALSGARHRAILAVDDFAKEMGPNHGRSEVLISGRTTSPLFAAMVNAAASHVSEQDDVHNGSVFHPGAVVFPAVLAVAQNIGASGREFLTACVAGYETGIRAGEYLGLPHYKVFHTTGTAGTLAAAAAAGRLLGLSSEQMLNAFGLAGTQAAGVWEFLRDAADSKQLHTGKAAANGLTAASLAARGFTGARRILEGEQGMGAGMSQNCDTTKITAGLGVRWALAETSFKFHASCRHTHPAADALLKIVQEHDLRAEDIEHVTAHVHQAAIDVLGSVVRPATVHQAKFSMPATLGLIAVHRRAGLDEFDTALEDEAVREFMRRVDMVFDPEVEQNYPATWMGKVSVTTKGGTVLTDRIEEPKGDPGNTLTRGEIEKKVRSLAEYGGALDRDGWTRVSRRLWSIASLEEIGSLLR
- a CDS encoding acyl-CoA dehydrogenase family protein, which codes for MQTSAPGTHDDLRAALRALCAQFPPEYHRQHGADETYPEKFVEALTRSGWLAAMIPEDYGGSGLGLTEASIIMEEINRAGGNAGHCHGQMYNMGTLLRHGSEEQKRKYLPGIASGELRLQSMAVTEPTTGTDTTKLKTTAVKKGDRYVVNGQKVWISRIRHSDLMILLARTTPINEVRRKAQGLSIFMVDLKKAIGNGMRVSPIANMPGHETYEVFFDELKIPEENLIGEEGRGFYHILDGLNAERTLIAAECIGDGYWFIDKARAYAGERIVFDRPIGQNQGVQFPIARAYVNLEAANLMRFEACRRFDSGSDCGAQANMAKLLAADASWEAANACIQTHGGFGFAREYDVERKFRETRLYQVAPISTNLILSYVAEHILGMPRSF